One Mangifera indica cultivar Alphonso chromosome 4, CATAS_Mindica_2.1, whole genome shotgun sequence genomic region harbors:
- the LOC123213192 gene encoding pathogenesis-related protein PR-1 type-like, producing the protein MVSFNISLSLLCLVGLALFFPSYAQNSAQDYVNAHNSARAAVGVGPVTWDNTVAAFAQNYANQRIGDCALVHSGGGGKYGENLAWSSADLSGTDAVKMWVDEKADYDYNTNSCAPGKACGHYTQVVWRNSVRIGCAKVRCNNGGTFIGCNYDPPGNYVGQKPY; encoded by the coding sequence ATGGTTTCATTTAATATTTCACTCTCTCTTTTGTGTCTCGTTGGGTTAGCTCTCTTCTTCCCCTCCTATGCACAAAACTCCGCGCAGGACTACGTCAATGCTCACAATTCAGCTCGTGCAGCAGTTGGTGTTGGGCCTGTGACATGGGACAACACAGTGGCTGCCTTCGCCCAAAACTATGCCAATCAACGTATCGGAGATTGCGCCCTCGTCCATTCCGGTGGCGGTGGGAAATATGGCGAGAACCTTGCATGGAGCAGCGCTGACCTTTCGGGAACGGATGCAGTGAAGATGTGGGTCGATGAGAAGGCCGATTATGACTACAACACTAATAGTTGTGCCCCAGGCAAGGCTTGTGGCCACTACACTCAGGTGGTGTGGCGCAACTCCGTTCGCATTGGCTGCGCCAAGGTGAGGTGCAACAACGGTGGAACCTTCATCGGCTGCAACTATGATCCCCCCGGCAATTACGTCGGCCAGAAACCTTACTAA
- the LOC123213172 gene encoding basic form of pathogenesis-related protein 1-like, with amino-acid sequence MRFHNFLLVIYFISLALAHISQAQNSHQDYVTAHNAVRAQVGVGPVTWNYTVAAYAQDYANQRQGDCNLDHSMGPYGENLAEGYGNLNGVDAVKMWVSEKPNYDYASNSCVGDECLHYTQVVWRKSTQLGCGRVKCQNGWLFVICSYYPVGNIEGERPY; translated from the coding sequence atgaggttcCATAATTTCTTACTAGTTATCTACTTCATTTCGCTAGCCCTAGCTCACATTTCACAAGCACAAAACTCCCACCAAGACTATGTGACCGCACACAACGCAGTTCGTGCTCAAGTAGGGGTCGGTCCGGTTACTTGGAACTACACGGTGGCTGCTTATGCTCAAGATTATGCCAATCAAAGACAAGGAGACTGCAACTTGGATCATTCGATGGGGCCTTACGGTGAGAACTTGGCAGAAGGTTATGGCAATCTTAATGGAGTGGACGCTGTAAAGATGTGGGTTAGCGAGAAGCCTAACTATGATTATGCATCAAATTCTTGCGTTGGCGATGAGTGCTTGCATTACACTCAGGTTGTTTGGCGAAAATCGACTCAGCTTGGTTGTGGGAGGGTGAAATGCCAGAATGGATGGCTGTTTGTCATATGCAGTTATTATCCTGTGGGGAATATTGAAGGTGAACGTCCTTATTGA